Proteins from a single region of Abyssalbus ytuae:
- a CDS encoding RagB/SusD family nutrient uptake outer membrane protein has product MKKITYIFILIFSYNLLLTGCEKDFLDTYPTEQVSSATIITTTGNAMSALNGIHRALYIRYDSQGRGGAGSFNMNMDELGEDHVFNSATWTTSYRWILNSNPTNSYNTSHWAMFYKWIANANILINGVDQAEGEQEERDIIKGQALLYRAYAHYQLVQVWAGAYKRGVENQQAGVPIRLDNSTEPLARATVEEVYTQINEDIDAAIVLLQGYVRENKSHLNANVGKGLKARVALTQGSWSIAAQYAREARDGYLLMDQETYALGFRDDAESNDEFMWASHIVEDQTNYYGNLGAYISRNYSSSSIRANPRSINNLLYDMISPTDVRATLWDPTGEHLNLPPGIEIVENASRHPYTNQKFLTVSTSDSRMDVPMMRAAEMYLIEAEALARNGQGGPAAQVLFEMVSTRDDNYTLSTNTGQDLIDEIMIQRRVELWGEGFRWLDLKRLNLPLDRTGSNHTESITNEVLEVPAGDNRWIWAIPQDEIDANPLIEQNPI; this is encoded by the coding sequence ATGAAAAAAATTACATATATTTTCATACTAATATTTTCATACAATCTGCTATTAACAGGTTGTGAAAAAGATTTTTTAGATACGTATCCTACCGAACAGGTGTCTTCAGCTACAATTATAACTACCACAGGTAATGCAATGTCTGCCTTAAACGGCATACACAGGGCCTTATATATTCGCTACGACAGCCAGGGAAGAGGCGGTGCCGGATCTTTTAATATGAATATGGATGAATTAGGTGAAGATCACGTATTTAATTCTGCCACCTGGACTACTTCCTACAGATGGATTTTAAATTCTAATCCTACAAACTCATATAATACCTCACATTGGGCTATGTTTTATAAATGGATTGCCAATGCTAATATATTAATAAACGGAGTAGACCAGGCTGAAGGTGAACAGGAAGAAAGAGACATTATTAAAGGCCAGGCCTTATTATACAGGGCCTATGCACACTACCAATTGGTGCAGGTATGGGCCGGTGCCTATAAAAGGGGTGTAGAAAACCAACAAGCCGGAGTACCCATAAGGCTTGACAATTCTACCGAGCCTCTTGCCCGTGCTACAGTTGAAGAAGTATACACCCAAATAAATGAAGATATTGATGCTGCTATCGTTTTATTACAAGGATATGTACGGGAAAATAAATCGCACCTTAACGCAAATGTAGGTAAAGGATTAAAAGCCCGTGTAGCCTTAACACAAGGTAGCTGGTCGATTGCTGCTCAATACGCCCGTGAAGCAAGAGATGGCTATCTTTTGATGGATCAGGAAACATATGCCCTGGGATTTCGGGATGATGCCGAATCTAATGATGAATTTATGTGGGCCAGCCATATAGTTGAAGATCAAACCAATTATTACGGTAATCTGGGAGCATATATTTCCAGAAACTATAGTTCTTCTTCTATCAGGGCCAACCCACGATCTATAAATAACCTCTTATATGATATGATCTCCCCAACAGATGTAAGAGCTACTTTATGGGATCCTACCGGAGAACATCTGAATTTACCTCCGGGGATTGAAATAGTTGAGAATGCAAGCCGCCATCCATATACAAATCAAAAGTTTTTAACGGTAAGTACCTCCGACAGCCGTATGGATGTTCCTATGATGCGTGCAGCCGAAATGTATTTAATTGAAGCAGAAGCATTGGCAAGAAACGGACAAGGCGGCCCCGCAGCCCAGGTTCTTTTCGAAATGGTATCAACACGTGATGACAACTATACCCTGTCTACTAATACAGGCCAGGATTTAATTGATGAAATAATGATTCAACGGCGGGTTGAATTGTGGGGAGAAGGATTCAGATGGCTCGATTTAAAACGATTAAACCTGCCCTTAGACCGGACCGGGTCAAATCACACTGAGTCTATAACAAATGAGGTACTGGAAGTTCCTGCCGGTGATAATCGATGGATATGGGCAATACCACAGGATGAAATAGATGCTAACCCTTTAATAGAACAAAACCCTATATAA
- a CDS encoding TonB-dependent receptor: protein MKKSKPKGFLLRKQFLRIMKIYVVLVCISVVKLFASNANAQAITLKVENAELKLIFKKIEAESNYHFFYNNSLINVSEKASINAESQKIESVLTNLLSDTNIDFKIFKNQIVLFPRNDQSVINFLKEIENKDISNTKDTTITNKEISSLIVKATQQPVTGLVTDEDGLPLPGVSIQVQGTTRGTTTDFEGRYQIIAEEGEVLEFTYIGMETQSVTVGSNKTINLVLKEKFNELDAVIVVAYGTTKKSDFTGSATQIDAANIEMRPISNFTSAIEGSSAGVTVTSASGQPGSGQSIRIRGYGSYSASSDPLYVVDGIPFNGYINSINPNDIESITILKDASSTALYGNKAGNGVVMITTKSGKNRKGEFSINISSSIVDRAIPEYERLNPDQYYEIMWEALRNSRAIPGIDTDADVEAANLYASNNIYDELLSNPYNVPNDQIVGVDGKINPNATLIYDDLDWEDAVTRVGYRQNYDISYQGGTEKGDYYASLGYLDEEGYLINSDFSRISGRLRVNYQANDWLKTGLNIGVTTSKGNQAQATSSQSSSFVNPVRFARGIGPIYNIYKHDASGAYVLDENGNKIYDLDITRPSGASNGRHIVAEMKWNEDLDEITSISGRTYFNIQFTEGLTFTTNASFDQRHYYNTDFENKFVGDAAGTGRAGRTYNRRTVVGFNQLLNYTLSLNESHNFNALLGHESLEMKFNELDGSRSEIIADGNTELINFVTTLNLNSYEAVGNDESYFGRFNYDYKQKYYFSLSYRTDASSKFARETRWGNFWSLGLAWRLDQEEFIKNQTWINLLKLRASYGEIGNNSGIDLYAYQGLYDLGYNNQSESGFLQATLENRNLEWEKSASSDIAIEFRFFDRLNGVVEYYNRESDNLLFDVPLPLSSGSSSITQNIGTMYNKGIEISLDYDVIKTENFKWNFGFNAATIENEFTKLPQEEIINGSKKLMVGHSIYDYWLKDWYGVDPADGSPLYFATQEAIDANDDDIRIVEGNTLTTDQANAEYHYAGTAIPDLTGAITNSFRYKDFNLIFMFTYQLGGENLDYNYQGIMSSGTYGTALSTDILGRWQKPGDITDIPRMDVTNTTDSNATSDRWLVDSSFLNLRQINFMYNLPAELQEVIGVTTAQVYLSAENVFSINSRKGLNIQEEFNGTTSNVYTPSRIVSLGLNIKF, encoded by the coding sequence ATGAAAAAAAGCAAACCAAAAGGTTTTTTGCTTAGAAAACAATTTCTAAGAATTATGAAAATCTATGTTGTTTTAGTATGTATTAGCGTAGTAAAATTATTTGCCTCCAATGCTAATGCCCAGGCTATTACATTAAAAGTAGAAAATGCTGAATTAAAACTTATTTTTAAAAAAATAGAAGCTGAAAGTAATTATCATTTTTTCTATAATAATAGTCTTATTAACGTATCGGAAAAAGCAAGTATAAATGCTGAAAGTCAGAAAATAGAAAGTGTACTCACTAATCTTCTATCTGACACGAATATAGATTTTAAAATATTTAAAAATCAAATTGTATTGTTTCCCCGAAACGACCAATCTGTGATTAATTTTTTAAAAGAAATAGAAAATAAAGATATTTCTAATACAAAAGATACCACAATCACAAATAAGGAAATTTCTTCGCTAATAGTCAAAGCCACCCAACAACCCGTAACTGGTTTGGTTACGGATGAAGATGGTTTACCCTTACCCGGTGTATCTATCCAGGTACAGGGAACTACACGGGGTACTACCACCGATTTTGAAGGTAGATATCAAATTATCGCAGAGGAAGGAGAAGTATTAGAGTTTACATATATTGGCATGGAAACACAAAGTGTTACTGTTGGCAGTAATAAAACTATAAATCTGGTTCTAAAAGAAAAGTTCAACGAACTCGATGCAGTAATTGTTGTTGCCTACGGAACCACCAAAAAAAGTGATTTTACAGGGTCAGCCACTCAAATTGATGCAGCTAATATAGAGATGAGACCCATTTCAAACTTTACAAGTGCAATAGAAGGCTCATCGGCCGGTGTAACAGTTACCTCGGCTAGCGGACAACCAGGTTCCGGGCAAAGTATCCGGATAAGGGGGTATGGCTCCTATTCAGCATCCAGTGATCCATTGTATGTAGTTGACGGAATACCGTTTAATGGTTACATCAATTCTATTAATCCCAATGATATTGAAAGCATCACTATTTTAAAAGATGCTTCTTCTACAGCATTATATGGAAATAAAGCAGGAAATGGTGTGGTAATGATTACTACCAAAAGCGGAAAAAACAGAAAAGGCGAATTTTCAATCAACATTTCTTCCAGTATAGTAGACCGGGCCATTCCTGAATATGAGAGGTTAAATCCAGATCAATATTACGAAATTATGTGGGAAGCCCTCCGAAATAGCCGGGCTATACCCGGAATTGATACTGATGCCGATGTGGAGGCTGCAAATTTATATGCCTCCAATAATATATATGACGAATTATTAAGTAATCCCTACAATGTACCTAACGATCAAATTGTAGGAGTAGATGGTAAAATTAATCCTAATGCAACTCTTATATATGATGATTTAGACTGGGAAGATGCTGTTACAAGAGTAGGATACCGTCAAAATTATGACATTAGTTATCAAGGAGGTACAGAAAAAGGAGATTATTATGCCTCTTTAGGCTACCTCGATGAAGAAGGATATTTAATTAATTCGGATTTCTCTAGAATATCCGGACGCCTCAGGGTAAATTATCAAGCCAATGATTGGCTGAAAACGGGATTAAATATTGGAGTAACCACATCAAAAGGTAATCAGGCACAGGCTACTTCATCCCAATCCAGTTCCTTTGTAAATCCAGTTCGCTTTGCCAGAGGTATAGGTCCCATATATAATATATATAAACATGACGCATCGGGAGCCTATGTATTAGATGAAAATGGTAACAAAATTTATGATTTGGATATAACCCGCCCCAGTGGTGCCAGCAATGGTAGGCATATTGTAGCTGAAATGAAATGGAATGAAGACCTGGATGAGATAACTTCCATCAGCGGGAGAACATATTTTAATATCCAGTTTACGGAAGGCCTGACATTTACCACAAATGCCAGTTTTGACCAACGTCATTATTATAATACTGATTTTGAAAATAAATTCGTAGGAGACGCTGCCGGTACAGGAAGAGCTGGTAGAACCTACAATCGTAGAACTGTGGTTGGGTTTAACCAATTATTAAACTATACACTGAGTTTGAATGAGAGTCATAATTTTAATGCCCTGCTGGGGCATGAATCCCTGGAAATGAAATTTAATGAACTGGACGGATCCCGCTCAGAGATTATTGCAGATGGTAATACCGAATTAATAAATTTTGTTACCACATTAAATTTAAATTCATATGAAGCTGTAGGTAATGATGAAAGCTATTTCGGACGGTTTAATTATGACTACAAGCAAAAATATTATTTTAGTTTATCTTACAGAACCGATGCATCTTCCAAATTTGCACGTGAAACTCGTTGGGGTAATTTTTGGTCTTTAGGTCTTGCCTGGCGTTTAGATCAGGAAGAATTTATAAAAAATCAAACCTGGATTAATCTGCTAAAACTAAGAGCTTCATATGGAGAAATCGGAAATAACTCCGGTATCGATTTATACGCCTATCAGGGACTGTACGATCTTGGTTATAACAATCAATCCGAATCAGGATTTTTACAGGCAACCCTCGAAAATCGAAATCTGGAATGGGAAAAAAGTGCAAGTTCGGATATTGCTATTGAATTTCGCTTTTTTGACAGATTAAACGGTGTTGTTGAATATTACAACCGCGAATCGGATAATTTATTATTTGATGTTCCATTACCCCTCTCAAGTGGTAGTTCTTCAATTACTCAAAATATAGGAACCATGTATAACAAAGGAATTGAAATTAGCCTTGATTACGATGTGATTAAAACCGAAAATTTCAAGTGGAATTTTGGCTTTAATGCTGCCACCATAGAAAATGAGTTTACAAAATTACCACAAGAGGAAATTATTAATGGTTCTAAAAAATTAATGGTCGGGCATTCTATTTATGACTATTGGTTAAAAGATTGGTACGGGGTTGACCCGGCAGACGGTTCACCTCTTTATTTTGCAACTCAAGAGGCAATCGATGCTAATGATGATGATATACGTATAGTTGAAGGTAATACATTAACCACCGATCAGGCAAATGCCGAATATCATTATGCAGGGACAGCCATTCCGGATCTAACAGGAGCCATTACTAATTCTTTTAGGTATAAAGACTTTAACTTAATTTTTATGTTTACCTATCAACTGGGAGGTGAAAATTTAGATTATAATTATCAGGGTATTATGAGTTCCGGTACTTATGGTACAGCATTAAGTACTGATATTCTTGGAAGATGGCAAAAACCAGGTGATATTACTGATATACCCCGAATGGATGTTACCAATACAACTGATTCCAATGCTACTTCAGACAGATGGCTGGTAGATTCGTCTTTTTTAAATCTAAGACAAATCAATTTCATGTATAATCTTCCGGCAGAACTTCAGGAAGTTATCGGAGTTACAACTGCCCAGGTATATCTAAGTGCCGAAAATGTATTCTCAATAAATTCTCGAAAAGGATTAAATATTCAGGAGGAATTTAACGGAACAACCTCGAATGTATATACACCTTCCAGGATTGTTTCTCTTGGTTTAAATATCAAATTTTAA
- a CDS encoding FecR family protein, with product MKEELLHKYIRKEVNPEEKKIVLDWLKNSKENQKQYNLIKANYVAGSLKKIKTPHNHIAFNIFKQKQKKRSHSRYISYAVIIILLVSTTFIIYQNWSNLPQNFINKNTPETLIVNTQNIEKREIVLPDGSTVKLNVGSYLEYPETFKSNIRTVTLVGEGLFDIVHDSLRPFIVKTQDFDVKVLGTTFNVKSYLNDIQTETTLITGKVELLREEETPILLAPSQKAIFYKTENKIEIGEVKSEDVIAWQKGTLVFNSTPMEQVVLDLERKYNVKITINSSKLLTYEYTGTFDNLTLDESLQLLMISSPIIYKIENKEITIDMRK from the coding sequence ATGAAAGAAGAACTGCTTCACAAATACATAAGAAAAGAAGTTAATCCTGAAGAAAAAAAAATAGTACTGGATTGGTTAAAAAACAGTAAGGAAAACCAAAAACAGTATAACTTAATAAAAGCTAACTACGTAGCAGGTTCTTTAAAAAAAATCAAAACCCCTCATAATCATATTGCTTTTAACATTTTTAAGCAAAAGCAAAAAAAGAGAAGCCACTCCCGTTATATTTCATATGCAGTGATAATCATTCTGCTTGTTTCAACAACTTTTATTATTTATCAAAATTGGAGCAATCTGCCTCAAAATTTCATTAATAAAAACACACCGGAAACTTTAATTGTAAATACTCAAAATATTGAAAAAAGAGAAATAGTATTACCCGATGGAAGTACGGTAAAATTGAATGTTGGCAGTTATTTAGAATATCCTGAGACTTTTAAAAGCAATATAAGGACAGTCACTCTTGTAGGCGAAGGTTTATTCGATATTGTTCATGACTCCCTTAGACCCTTTATAGTAAAAACACAAGATTTTGATGTTAAAGTATTAGGAACAACCTTTAATGTAAAATCATACCTGAATGATATTCAGACAGAAACTACTCTAATTACCGGAAAAGTAGAGCTTTTAAGGGAAGAGGAAACCCCTATCCTGCTTGCCCCCTCCCAGAAAGCTATCTTTTATAAAACAGAAAACAAAATAGAAATCGGAGAAGTAAAATCAGAAGATGTCATAGCATGGCAAAAAGGAACCCTTGTTTTTAACAGTACCCCTATGGAACAGGTAGTACTTGACCTTGAAAGAAAATACAATGTAAAAATAACTATTAACTCATCTAAATTATTAACATATGAATATACAGGAACATTTGACAATTTAACTTTGGATGAATCATTGCAACTATTAATGATCTCCTCCCCTATCATTTACAAAATAGAAAATAAGGAAATTACAATTGATATGAGAAAATAA
- a CDS encoding RNA polymerase sigma-70 factor — translation MSDNKHNNNETFIYCTNNINEVEFDTIFNLYYDKLLFIAKNYISRPEDAEEIVQDVFIKLWKKKKDLNININLNGYLFKMTKNACLDHLRKKSRQLQKHGHYEQIENWLNYNALSDNNASEIIQKELASQIIEAINILPEKCKHVFIKSRIEGLAHKDISEQLQISIKTVENHIGKALKHMRFHLQEFLHLF, via the coding sequence ATGTCAGATAACAAACATAATAATAATGAGACCTTCATTTATTGTACAAACAATATTAATGAGGTTGAGTTTGACACAATATTCAATTTGTATTATGATAAGTTATTGTTTATTGCCAAAAATTATATATCCCGCCCAGAAGATGCTGAAGAAATAGTACAGGATGTTTTTATTAAACTCTGGAAGAAAAAAAAAGATCTAAATATTAATATTAACCTTAACGGTTATCTGTTTAAGATGACAAAAAATGCCTGTCTGGATCATCTAAGAAAAAAAAGCAGGCAATTACAAAAACACGGCCACTATGAGCAAATAGAAAATTGGTTGAATTATAATGCTTTATCCGATAACAATGCCTCAGAAATTATTCAAAAAGAACTGGCAAGCCAAATTATTGAAGCAATCAATATTTTACCAGAAAAATGTAAACATGTATTTATAAAAAGTAGAATAGAAGGTTTAGCTCATAAAGATATTTCAGAACAACTTCAAATATCAATAAAAACAGTAGAAAACCATATTGGGAAAGCTTTAAAACATATGCGCTTTCATTTACAGGAGTTTTTACATTTATTTTAA
- a CDS encoding helix-turn-helix and ligand-binding sensor domain-containing protein, with product MLKYSGYNSYLLKFIFLYLFVSIRAGYSQKLPPVHNFSIKDYKAGNQNWGITESDGYLYVANNEGLLEFDGLAWRLYTLPNKTIIRSVVVHDSKIYTGSYEEFGYWEKSDTGELVYTSLVPTLEDNEIETEAIWGIFPLEDRVIFKSFAKIYIYKNNKTITLNPKATLNVGVLMNNTFYVSMSGKGIFTLKGESFELVKGTDKFKNYKIRAILPYGEDELMIGTSLNGCFVFKEGEFKKWEHPVNEILKEHQLNTISYNKGSKLFFGTIKNGLYVVDEEDGSYYNLNIDNGLQNNTILASTISKDNLLWLALDNGVSATPINYPAYYLNPSKQNIGAVYDVVSLNNKTYLATNTGIYKIDERGINFIKGSQGHTWDLFVCDDEVICGHNLATYSIQNDRLTTISHRNGGYTFIPVPTVANTFIQGNYGGISIFTKKGRIWTSLRIRDINFPVKQIVFEQPHIIWLAHAYKGVYRVQLSADYLTVKSIEAYHNNTLLNPYDIRLYKIENDIAFFSKGQWFVFNSIEKKIEPFVSLNNILGPYNSAFPISDTNKSPYVFKDKDDNIFLRNKLQDSTSQVFIPNRYYNNLLVNKYEKAIVINDSLTYILLYNNVLAINQKKINKQLNVHPPRIERVFVNKTPQSIKGDFSLKSKDTLSVEVSIPFLSNNSIVYKLSQDASKTWKPSNGKMEFYNLPYRNIEMQLKTLTASSNSSNNDTKLSFYVKPPWYMGFYGVLAFICVLLITLYIISTINNYVLIKHKKYLDDQFLHEQELLRKEEALNHEKKLNEFQKKQHVRELNAKTKELANTAMAMTKKNELLLSLKNDLLFFKNEVISKHEFNKLIKTLDKNIDNVKDWEVFESNFNQIHESFFKTLLEKHPDVLTPKDLRLCAYLKLNLSTKEISPLMSISPRGVEIHRYRLRKKLNLSTNQNLNEYLMNIS from the coding sequence TTGTTAAAATATTCAGGTTATAATTCGTATTTATTAAAATTCATTTTCCTCTATCTTTTTGTTTCTATCCGGGCAGGATACAGTCAAAAATTACCACCAGTTCATAATTTTAGCATTAAAGACTATAAAGCAGGCAATCAAAATTGGGGTATTACCGAGAGTGACGGATACTTATATGTGGCTAATAATGAAGGGTTGCTTGAATTTGATGGTTTAGCCTGGAGGCTTTATACACTTCCCAATAAAACCATAATCAGGTCTGTAGTTGTACATGATAGTAAAATTTACACAGGCTCATATGAAGAGTTTGGCTACTGGGAAAAATCAGATACAGGTGAACTGGTATATACAAGCCTTGTTCCTACCCTTGAAGATAACGAAATAGAAACAGAAGCTATTTGGGGAATATTTCCTTTAGAAGATAGAGTAATCTTTAAATCTTTTGCTAAAATTTACATATATAAAAACAATAAGACTATTACTCTTAATCCCAAAGCAACCCTGAATGTAGGAGTCTTGATGAATAATACTTTTTACGTATCTATGAGTGGTAAAGGAATATTCACCCTCAAAGGAGAATCTTTTGAACTTGTAAAAGGAACCGATAAATTTAAAAATTATAAAATCAGGGCAATTTTACCTTATGGAGAAGATGAATTGATGATTGGAACTTCATTAAACGGCTGTTTTGTGTTTAAAGAAGGAGAATTTAAAAAATGGGAGCATCCGGTAAATGAAATATTAAAAGAGCATCAGCTAAATACCATAAGCTATAACAAGGGCAGTAAATTGTTTTTTGGAACCATTAAAAACGGATTGTATGTGGTAGATGAAGAAGATGGTTCGTATTATAATTTGAACATAGATAATGGTTTACAAAATAATACCATATTAGCAAGTACCATATCCAAAGATAATTTATTATGGTTAGCATTAGATAATGGGGTTTCGGCAACGCCCATAAATTATCCCGCATATTATTTAAACCCTTCCAAACAAAACATCGGGGCTGTATACGATGTTGTTTCTTTAAATAATAAAACATATTTGGCAACAAATACAGGTATATATAAGATTGATGAGCGAGGAATAAATTTTATTAAAGGTTCACAAGGACACACCTGGGATTTATTTGTTTGTGATGATGAAGTGATATGCGGGCATAACCTTGCAACATATAGCATTCAAAATGATAGATTAACTACCATTTCCCATCGAAATGGAGGATATACTTTTATTCCTGTTCCCACTGTTGCCAATACTTTTATTCAGGGAAATTATGGCGGAATCAGTATATTTACAAAAAAAGGAAGAATTTGGACTTCTCTGAGAATAAGGGATATAAATTTTCCGGTAAAACAAATTGTTTTTGAACAACCTCACATTATTTGGTTAGCCCATGCCTACAAAGGGGTATACAGGGTTCAATTATCAGCAGACTATCTAACGGTAAAAAGTATTGAAGCTTATCATAATAATACTCTACTCAATCCTTATGATATAAGACTTTATAAAATTGAAAATGACATAGCTTTTTTTAGTAAAGGCCAATGGTTCGTATTTAATAGTATAGAAAAAAAAATAGAACCATTTGTTTCCTTAAATAACATTTTAGGACCTTATAATTCAGCCTTTCCTATATCTGATACTAATAAAAGTCCATATGTTTTTAAAGATAAGGACGATAATATTTTTTTAAGAAATAAATTACAGGATAGCACAAGCCAGGTTTTTATACCTAACAGGTACTATAATAATTTACTGGTAAATAAATATGAAAAAGCTATTGTAATAAATGATAGTTTGACCTATATCCTTTTATATAATAATGTTCTTGCAATAAATCAAAAAAAGATAAATAAACAGTTAAATGTTCACCCTCCTAGAATTGAAAGAGTTTTTGTTAATAAAACACCACAAAGTATAAAAGGTGATTTTTCTTTAAAATCAAAAGATACATTGTCTGTAGAGGTGAGTATTCCTTTTTTATCAAATAATTCAATTGTGTATAAATTATCTCAGGATGCATCAAAAACCTGGAAGCCATCAAACGGGAAAATGGAATTTTATAATTTACCTTACCGGAATATAGAAATGCAGTTAAAAACATTAACAGCCTCTTCCAATTCTTCAAATAACGATACCAAACTAAGTTTTTATGTTAAACCACCATGGTATATGGGGTTTTATGGGGTTTTGGCTTTCATATGTGTTTTGCTTATAACATTATATATAATCAGTACTATTAATAATTATGTATTGATTAAACATAAAAAATATTTAGACGATCAATTTCTTCATGAACAAGAACTTTTAAGAAAAGAAGAAGCGCTAAATCATGAAAAAAAATTAAACGAGTTTCAAAAGAAGCAGCACGTGCGGGAACTTAATGCTAAAACCAAAGAGTTGGCAAATACAGCTATGGCAATGACCAAGAAAAATGAACTTTTGTTAAGTCTTAAAAACGATTTGCTGTTTTTTAAGAATGAAGTAATAAGTAAGCACGAGTTTAATAAACTTATAAAGACCTTAGATAAAAATATTGATAATGTAAAAGATTGGGAAGTGTTTGAATCTAATTTTAATCAGATTCATGAATCATTTTTTAAAACACTGCTTGAAAAGCACCCTGATGTTTTAACTCCTAAAGATTTACGATTATGTGCTTATTTAAAATTAAACCTGTCCACTAAAGAAATTTCGCCATTAATGAGCATCTCACCCAGGGGAGTAGAAATACATCGTTATAGATTGCGAAAGAAATTAAACCTTAGTACTAATCAAAATTTGAACGAATACCTTATGAATATCTCATAA